Proteins from a genomic interval of Acidimicrobiales bacterium:
- a CDS encoding A/G-specific adenine glycosylase, producing the protein MPAPALSPDQAALLAWADEAHRDLPWRRTRDPWAVLVSEAMLQQTQVARVVPKYHAFLERFPTPAACAAARQGEVVTHWAGLGYNRRAVQLHRAATAIVAQHAGAVPDTLTELLALPGVGPYTARAVLAFAFEQDAAIVDTNVARVLARRAGRSLRPAEVQAAADAWLPAGAAWAWNQGMLDLGAGCCTPRNPSCPDCPVAAGCAWAEAGRPEPDPAVGSAGVSGGQSRFEGSDRQGRGRLVEALRQGPVAAADLAAVMGWPGDEARAERVAAGLVAEGMVVVEGRRFSLGP; encoded by the coding sequence CCAGGCCGCCCTGCTCGCGTGGGCGGACGAGGCCCATCGCGACCTGCCGTGGCGCCGCACCCGGGACCCCTGGGCGGTGCTGGTCAGCGAGGCGATGCTCCAGCAGACCCAGGTGGCTCGGGTGGTGCCGAAGTACCACGCCTTCCTCGAGCGTTTCCCCACGCCCGCCGCCTGCGCCGCCGCGCGCCAGGGCGAGGTCGTCACCCACTGGGCCGGGCTGGGCTACAACCGCCGGGCCGTACAGCTGCACCGGGCGGCCACCGCGATCGTCGCCCAGCACGCGGGCGCGGTGCCCGACACGCTCACCGAATTGCTGGCACTCCCCGGGGTCGGTCCCTACACGGCCCGGGCCGTCCTGGCCTTCGCCTTCGAGCAGGACGCCGCCATCGTGGACACCAACGTCGCCCGGGTGCTCGCCCGGCGCGCCGGCCGGTCGCTGCGTCCCGCCGAGGTCCAGGCAGCCGCCGACGCCTGGCTCCCGGCCGGCGCCGCCTGGGCCTGGAACCAGGGGATGCTCGACCTCGGGGCCGGCTGCTGCACGCCCCGGAACCCGAGCTGTCCGGACTGCCCGGTGGCCGCCGGGTGCGCCTGGGCGGAAGCCGGGCGGCCCGAGCCCGACCCGGCGGTCGGCTCCGCGGGGGTGAGCGGCGGCCAGTCGCGCTTCGAGGGCTCGGACCGCCAGGGGCGGGGCCGTCTCGTCGAGGCCCTCCGGCAGGGCCCCGTCGCCGCGGCCGACCTCGCCGCGGTCATGGGGTGGCCCGGAGACGAGGCCCGCGCCGAGCGCGTCGCCGCCGGGCTGGTGGCCGAGGGGATGGTGGTCGTCGAGGGCCGCCGGTTCTCGCTGGGGCCCTGA
- a CDS encoding sigma-70 family RNA polymerase sigma factor, which translates to MAPVDFADMGDAALVFAIARYEQAALAEAYRRHGGAVHGLARRLLGDDAAAEEVVQEIFLRLWNQPDRFDPDRGSLRSFLLAQSHGRSVDVIRSEESRRRREERDARRAVDAGYDLEREVWDLEVSERISGALRDLPEEQRSAIVLAYFGGYTYREVAGILGEPEGTVKSRIRSGLGRLRGSLDALGIGAVT; encoded by the coding sequence ATGGCACCGGTTGACTTCGCGGACATGGGTGATGCGGCGCTCGTGTTCGCCATCGCCCGCTATGAGCAGGCGGCGCTCGCGGAGGCGTACCGGCGCCACGGCGGCGCCGTCCACGGCCTCGCTCGCCGCCTGCTGGGTGACGACGCCGCTGCGGAAGAGGTCGTCCAGGAGATCTTCCTGCGGTTGTGGAACCAGCCCGACCGCTTCGACCCCGACCGGGGGTCCCTGCGCTCGTTCCTGCTCGCCCAGTCCCACGGGCGGTCGGTCGACGTCATCCGCTCCGAGGAGTCGCGCCGTCGTCGCGAGGAGCGCGACGCTCGCCGCGCGGTGGATGCCGGGTACGACCTCGAGCGCGAGGTCTGGGACCTCGAGGTCTCCGAGAGGATCAGCGGGGCACTGCGCGACCTGCCCGAGGAACAGCGGTCCGCCATCGTCCTCGCCTACTTCGGCGGTTACACCTATCGGGAGGTGGCGGGCATCCTGGGGGAACCGGAGGGCACGGTCAAGAGCCGCATCCGCAGCGGTCTGGGCCGCCTGCGGGGCTCACTCGATGCGCTCGGGATCGGAGCGGTGACGTGA
- a CDS encoding anti-sigma factor produces MIGQPNHDELRELLGAYALDAVDADEAVAVEEHLAGCPQCRAEVEQHRSVAALLGNAGATAPAGLWDRIAASLDEPEQSTARPAPWASTAPSSSLDATSSSPSPRAPSPPDEASDAGAAVTAFPAGGRTGRSRPGAATFVAAVAAACVLLVGAVGVLSFRHQQQRVDDLAAQVAAGRDQRSAGDALADPTSTVVRLASDDGQLVMRAVVTEEGTGYLLGGNLPDAGAGSTYQLWGLDERQAVSLGVLGPAPGIVAFQVEDPMTALAITSEAQGGADQPTSAPLVSGDLRVGEGGGTTTS; encoded by the coding sequence GTGATCGGACAACCCAACCACGACGAGCTCCGGGAGCTCCTGGGCGCCTACGCCCTCGATGCGGTCGACGCCGACGAGGCCGTCGCCGTCGAGGAGCACCTGGCGGGGTGCCCGCAGTGCCGCGCCGAGGTCGAGCAGCACCGTTCCGTGGCGGCGCTGCTGGGCAACGCCGGCGCGACGGCCCCGGCCGGCCTCTGGGACCGCATCGCCGCCTCCCTCGACGAGCCCGAGCAGTCGACGGCGCGACCCGCGCCCTGGGCGTCGACCGCCCCGTCCAGTTCCCTCGACGCGACGTCGTCGTCACCATCGCCACGGGCACCATCACCACCGGACGAGGCCTCCGACGCGGGCGCCGCGGTGACCGCGTTCCCCGCCGGCGGCCGGACCGGACGCTCTCGGCCCGGCGCCGCCACCTTCGTCGCCGCGGTCGCCGCGGCGTGCGTGCTGCTGGTCGGTGCCGTCGGTGTGCTGTCGTTCCGCCATCAACAGCAGCGGGTCGACGATCTGGCTGCTCAGGTGGCGGCCGGTCGGGACCAGCGTTCGGCCGGGGACGCGCTCGCCGACCCGACCTCGACGGTCGTGCGGCTCGCGTCGGACGACGGCCAGCTCGTCATGCGGGCCGTGGTCACCGAAGAGGGCACGGGCTACCTCCTCGGGGGCAACCTGCCCGATGCCGGCGCCGGCTCGACCTATCAGCTCTGGGGCCTCGACGAGCGGCAAGCCGTGTCCCTCGGCGTCCTCGGGCCGGCCCCCGGCATCGTGGCCTTCCAGGTCGAGGACCCGATGACGGCCCTGGCCATCACCAGCGAGGCGCAGGGGGGCGCGGACCAGCCCACGTCGGCGCCGCTGGTGAGCGGGGACCTCCGCGTCGGTGAAGGTGGCGGCACGACGACCTCGTGA
- a CDS encoding cupredoxin family copper-binding protein encodes MEHRSTAARLSALAFAGLLVFGAAACGSDGDSDESSSGDTTATSAADSGTDYGDSGDTTDTTAADASDTPAEATAPVISDFSFIPDPISITVGDSVTWTNEDGFAHTVTADDDSFDSGNLDGGATFEQTFDEAGEFAYHCNIHPQMTGTVSVSD; translated from the coding sequence ATGGAGCACCGATCCACCGCAGCGCGCCTCTCCGCGCTGGCGTTCGCAGGCCTGCTCGTGTTCGGCGCAGCCGCGTGCGGCAGCGACGGCGACAGCGACGAGTCCAGCTCGGGTGACACCACCGCCACCTCGGCGGCCGACAGCGGCACCGATTACGGCGACAGCGGTGACACCACCGACACCACCGCCGCCGATGCGTCGGACACGCCGGCCGAGGCCACCGCGCCCGTGATCTCGGACTTCTCCTTCATCCCCGACCCCATCTCCATCACGGTCGGTGACTCGGTCACCTGGACCAACGAGGACGGCTTCGCGCACACCGTCACCGCCGACGACGACTCGTTCGACTCGGGCAACCTCGACGGCGGTGCCACCTTCGAGCAGACCTTCGACGAGGCCGGCGAGTTCGCCTACCACTGCAACATCCACCCGCAGATGACGGGTACCGTCAGCGTCTCGGACTGA
- a CDS encoding ferritin-like domain-containing protein: MEITTRALRQLAADVDDQHHEAMATIHEDLREVHFGETSRTLASSRRRFLRNAGLGGAALTIGSTLVPMSRLMPAAWAQETLSDGDLAAFAESVELAAVEAYTAVIETGLLDGGVVNVAEIFREHHDEHAAAFAGVASQDATGEANQAVLDVFAPLIAEATDQDALLQIAQDLENGAAATYFYSLGILQDRDAALAVATILPIESQHAVVLGQALGQELEEYVPTFQGQEGALSPTEYPVNS, encoded by the coding sequence GTGGAGATCACCACGCGGGCGTTGCGGCAACTGGCCGCCGACGTCGACGACCAGCACCACGAGGCCATGGCCACGATCCACGAGGACCTGCGCGAGGTGCACTTCGGTGAGACGAGCCGGACCCTGGCCAGCAGCCGTCGGCGGTTCCTGCGCAACGCCGGCCTGGGTGGGGCGGCGCTGACCATCGGGTCCACCCTCGTGCCGATGTCGCGGCTGATGCCGGCGGCATGGGCCCAGGAGACCCTCTCCGACGGTGATCTCGCCGCCTTCGCCGAGAGTGTCGAGCTCGCCGCGGTCGAGGCCTACACCGCGGTCATCGAGACGGGCCTCCTCGACGGGGGCGTGGTGAACGTGGCCGAGATCTTCCGCGAGCACCACGACGAGCACGCGGCGGCCTTCGCCGGGGTGGCCAGCCAGGACGCCACGGGCGAGGCCAACCAGGCTGTCCTCGACGTGTTCGCGCCGCTGATCGCCGAGGCCACCGATCAGGACGCGCTCCTCCAGATCGCGCAGGACCTCGAGAACGGGGCGGCAGCGACCTACTTCTACAGCCTGGGCATCCTCCAAGACCGTGACGCGGCCCTCGCCGTCGCCACCATCCTGCCCATCGAGTCCCAGCACGCGGTCGTGCTCGGCCAGGCCCTCGGCCAGGAGCTCGAGGAGTACGTCCCCACCTTCCAGGGTCAGGAGGGCGCGCTGAGCCCGACCGAGTACCCGGTCAACAGCTAG
- a CDS encoding ferritin-like domain-containing protein encodes MNHSRDEVRRQLRASRVEHDAAMAPWREALLRIFGTDGELPASAKAQLLGVPSRRGFLKIGGATVLGAAVLAACGSDSEPSVAESGAVASTTTTADPAETDFDLDLLRTATSLEILAVNTYQAAIDSGLVISPEVEQAAVLFRDQHDDHARALKATTTELGGTEFTEANSFLQESVIDPAVADLTDQDSVIQLALTLETAAAETYAWAAGQLSTSTLRQAIMGIGGVEARHMSVLRGFQDEDQVPDAFLPVEDRIPEDAFVGAEGGAPDAAADGDTTTTTAGDSTTTTVAGGSTTTTVAGATTTTVG; translated from the coding sequence ATGAACCACTCCCGAGACGAGGTCCGGCGCCAGCTCCGGGCGTCCCGCGTCGAGCACGACGCCGCCATGGCGCCCTGGCGAGAGGCGCTCCTGCGCATCTTCGGCACCGACGGCGAGCTGCCGGCGTCGGCCAAGGCCCAGCTCCTCGGCGTGCCGTCACGCCGAGGCTTCCTGAAGATCGGCGGCGCCACCGTCCTGGGCGCTGCGGTCCTCGCCGCCTGTGGCAGCGACAGCGAGCCGAGCGTGGCCGAGAGCGGCGCGGTCGCCTCCACCACGACCACCGCCGACCCGGCCGAGACCGACTTCGACCTCGACCTGCTGCGCACGGCGACATCGCTCGAGATCCTGGCGGTCAACACCTATCAGGCCGCCATCGACTCGGGTCTCGTCATCTCGCCCGAGGTCGAGCAGGCTGCGGTGCTCTTCCGTGACCAGCACGACGACCACGCCCGGGCCCTGAAGGCGACCACCACCGAGCTGGGCGGCACCGAGTTCACCGAGGCCAACAGCTTCCTCCAGGAGTCGGTGATCGACCCCGCGGTCGCCGACCTCACCGATCAGGACAGCGTCATCCAGCTGGCCCTCACCCTCGAGACCGCGGCGGCCGAGACCTACGCCTGGGCGGCGGGGCAGCTCTCCACCTCGACGCTGCGCCAGGCCATCATGGGCATCGGCGGCGTCGAGGCCCGGCACATGTCGGTGCTCCGGGGCTTCCAGGACGAGGACCAGGTGCCCGACGCGTTCCTGCCCGTCGAGGACCGGATCCCCGAGGATGCCTTCGTGGGCGCCGAGGGCGGGGCCCCTGATGCGGCCGCCGACGGCGACACCACCACGACCACGGCCGGCGACTCGACCACCACGACGGTGGCGGGCGGGTCCACCACGACCACGGTGGCGGGGGCGACCACGACCACGGTCGGCTGA
- a CDS encoding alpha/beta hydrolase, producing MDHHTVTVRGTELAFLEAGEGPLALCLHGFPDTAHTWRHLLPRLAEAGFRAVAPFNRGYAPSAVPTDGFFQSGALAADANALHDALGADGDAVVIGHDWGALATYGAAGAAPDRWRRAVALAVPPTVAMGTAMFTYAQLRRSWYMFCFQHGLADLLVAQDDLAFLDHLWSDWSPGYDASEDLLHVKAALREPANLAAALGTYRATLGDGPQSPDLAGEQTACGAVPPQPTLYLHGSTDGCMGVEVARAAAPAFDLDGYRHEVIEGVGHFLHLEAPDEVNGRILAFLTS from the coding sequence GTGGACCATCACACCGTCACCGTCCGCGGCACCGAGTTGGCCTTCCTCGAGGCCGGCGAGGGACCACTCGCCCTCTGCCTGCACGGCTTCCCCGACACCGCGCACACCTGGCGCCACCTCCTCCCCCGCTTGGCCGAGGCCGGCTTCCGGGCCGTGGCGCCGTTCAACCGCGGGTACGCACCGTCGGCGGTCCCGACCGACGGCTTCTTCCAGTCCGGGGCGCTCGCGGCCGACGCCAACGCACTGCACGACGCGTTGGGCGCTGACGGCGACGCCGTGGTCATCGGGCACGACTGGGGTGCCCTCGCCACCTACGGCGCCGCAGGAGCCGCGCCGGACCGCTGGCGACGAGCCGTCGCCCTCGCCGTCCCCCCGACCGTCGCCATGGGCACGGCGATGTTCACCTACGCCCAGCTCCGGCGGTCCTGGTACATGTTCTGCTTCCAGCACGGCCTGGCCGATCTGCTCGTGGCCCAGGACGACCTCGCCTTCTTGGACCACCTGTGGTCCGACTGGTCACCCGGCTACGACGCCAGCGAGGACCTCCTGCACGTGAAGGCCGCCCTCCGTGAGCCGGCCAACCTCGCCGCGGCCCTCGGCACGTACCGGGCCACCCTGGGCGACGGCCCTCAGTCACCTGACCTGGCCGGCGAGCAGACCGCCTGCGGCGCCGTCCCCCCGCAGCCCACCCTGTACCTGCACGGATCCACGGACGGTTGCATGGGCGTCGAGGTCGCCAGGGCGGCCGCCCCGGCCTTCGACCTCGACGGCTACCGCCACGAGGTGATCGAGGGCGTCGGCCACTTCCTGCACCTGGAGGCACCCGACGAGGTGAACGGCCGCATCCTGGCCTTCCTGACGAGCTGA
- a CDS encoding MBL fold metallo-hydrolase — MVETPGGDPIVLDLGTGLRFWGETFERDAPFRAAALVTHLHWDHVQGLPFFTPLHRADAHLDIYGPSQPGLALEAAFDTFMRPPYFPVGIADLAGGVTFHDVVDEDFAVGDAKVRARQVPHVGLTNGYRIEWEGASVAYVSDHQQPLDGSFAVADSVLELCEGVDLLIHDSQFTREEFTEKAHWGHCTIDYAVHVAAEAGARRLVLFHHDPAHHDGALDELTAYARGLDDAARLDEVICAQEGLTVSLGSPVTARR, encoded by the coding sequence GTGGTCGAGACGCCCGGCGGCGACCCCATCGTCCTCGACCTGGGCACCGGTCTGCGCTTCTGGGGCGAGACCTTCGAGCGTGACGCGCCCTTCCGGGCCGCGGCCCTCGTCACCCACCTCCATTGGGACCACGTCCAGGGGTTGCCGTTCTTCACGCCCCTGCATCGGGCGGATGCCCACCTGGACATCTACGGGCCCTCGCAGCCCGGCCTCGCCCTCGAGGCGGCGTTCGACACGTTCATGCGCCCGCCGTACTTCCCGGTCGGCATCGCCGACCTGGCGGGGGGCGTCACCTTCCACGACGTGGTCGACGAGGACTTCGCGGTCGGCGACGCCAAGGTGCGCGCCCGTCAGGTGCCCCACGTGGGCCTCACCAACGGCTATCGCATCGAGTGGGAGGGCGCGAGTGTGGCGTACGTCAGCGACCACCAGCAGCCCCTCGACGGCAGCTTCGCGGTCGCCGACTCGGTGCTCGAGCTGTGCGAGGGCGTGGACCTGCTCATCCACGACTCGCAGTTCACCCGCGAGGAGTTCACCGAGAAGGCCCACTGGGGCCACTGCACCATCGACTACGCCGTCCACGTCGCCGCCGAGGCCGGGGCCCGGCGCCTGGTGCTGTTCCACCACGATCCCGCCCACCACGACGGTGCCCTCGACGAGCTCACCGCGTACGCCCGCGGGCTCGACGACGCCGCCCGTCTGGACGAGGTGATCTGCGCCCAGGAAGGCCTCACCGTCTCGCTGGGATCACCGGTCACCGCTCGTCGCTGA
- a CDS encoding flavin reductase family protein, protein MHEGAPVGMAIGSFSSVSLDPPLVLFCPQKSSSSWPLIEASGGFCANILSSEQEDVCRVMASKSEDKFAGVGYRPGASGSPVLADVLGFIDCTIERVHDEGDHFVVIGRVLELDAANEGLPLIFYRGGYGRFTP, encoded by the coding sequence ATGCACGAGGGCGCACCCGTGGGCATGGCCATCGGGTCGTTCTCCTCGGTCTCCCTCGACCCGCCGCTGGTCCTGTTCTGCCCCCAGAAGTCGTCGTCGAGCTGGCCGCTGATCGAGGCGTCCGGCGGGTTCTGCGCCAACATCTTGTCGTCCGAGCAAGAAGACGTCTGTCGGGTGATGGCCAGCAAGAGCGAGGACAAGTTCGCCGGGGTCGGGTACCGCCCCGGGGCGTCGGGCTCGCCGGTCCTCGCTGACGTCCTCGGCTTCATCGACTGCACCATCGAGCGGGTCCACGACGAGGGCGACCACTTCGTGGTCATCGGCCGGGTGCTCGAGCTCGATGCCGCCAACGAGGGGTTGCCCCTCATCTTCTACCGGGGCGGCTACGGGCGCTTCACCCCCTGA
- a CDS encoding gamma carbonic anhydrase family protein, with protein MPVYALGADEPEIHPDAYVHPDAVVIGKVRLGADASIWPTAVLRGDDGWIVVGARTSVQDGTIVHATAQHDTVIGADCVVGHNAHLEGCTIEDRCLVGSGSVVLHRAVVRSGGLVGANAVVSADVEVPAFAMALGVPAKMRLDSVPPGNFDEAVALYVERARRYRDEQRLLSR; from the coding sequence GTGCCCGTCTACGCGCTCGGAGCCGACGAGCCCGAGATCCACCCCGATGCCTACGTCCACCCGGACGCCGTCGTCATCGGCAAGGTCCGCCTGGGGGCCGACGCGTCCATCTGGCCCACCGCGGTCCTGCGGGGCGATGACGGGTGGATCGTGGTGGGCGCCCGCACTTCGGTGCAGGACGGCACCATCGTGCACGCCACCGCGCAGCACGACACCGTGATCGGGGCGGACTGCGTCGTCGGCCACAACGCCCACCTCGAGGGCTGCACCATCGAGGATCGCTGTCTCGTCGGGTCGGGATCGGTGGTGCTGCACCGCGCCGTCGTGCGCAGCGGTGGCCTCGTCGGCGCCAACGCGGTCGTGTCGGCCGACGTCGAGGTGCCGGCCTTCGCCATGGCCCTCGGGGTGCCCGCCAAGATGCGCCTCGACTCGGTCCCTCCGGGGAACTTCGACGAGGCGGTCGCGCTCTACGTCGAGCGGGCCCGGCGCTACCGGGACGAACAACGTCTGCTGTCGCGGTGA
- a CDS encoding ABC transporter ATP-binding protein yields the protein MAGTSPGAGLILALVRCQWKGVAAGVAVGLAWTLAKVSVPLVVAQAIDEGIDPYDQSALVFWTAVIFGLGLVAAAFTGMRRYLAFRESRWAETDLRDRLFAHLQRLHFSFHDESQTGELMSRANTDLQQIQQLVVLIPLTMSNLLTVVAVTVILVTINPVLAVLALAGLPFVNVLAKRFSTRLQGPVMGIQRESAQLASVVEETVSGVRVVKGFGAEPVLAERLRTEADDVFEESMAAARIRATYLPALDLLPNLGLIAVLGYGGHLVLTDQLSLGDLVAFNVYVVLLIWPLRMLGMIVAQWQRSVASAERVHEILDTTPVIVDHPSGAGLPDRRDGVPVGEVRFEGVRFAYAPGGRPVLDGLDLVVPAGESVAVVGATGSGKTTIARLLPRFYDADAGRILIDGVEVTTLALRSLRRAVGIVFEDTFLFSDSVAGNIAFADPEASVADIERAARLAGAHEFIERLPEGYATEIGERGFSLSGGQRQRIAIARAILADPRVLILDDATSSVDPTKEHEIRDAMQVVMRGRTTVVIAHRPATIALADRVVVLAGGKVVADGTHERLLAESERYREILAAGEEGGPGEGDDDGHGDHAAGVSAAPRDPGAVVASQENGR from the coding sequence GTGGCCGGGACGTCGCCGGGTGCGGGCCTGATCCTCGCCCTGGTGCGCTGCCAGTGGAAGGGCGTGGCCGCCGGTGTCGCCGTGGGCCTGGCCTGGACGCTCGCGAAGGTGAGCGTGCCCCTCGTGGTGGCGCAGGCCATCGACGAGGGCATCGATCCCTACGACCAGTCCGCCCTCGTCTTCTGGACCGCGGTGATCTTCGGGCTCGGCCTCGTGGCCGCCGCCTTCACGGGGATGCGGCGCTATCTGGCGTTCCGCGAGAGCCGCTGGGCCGAGACCGACCTCCGGGACCGCCTCTTCGCCCATCTCCAGCGCCTCCACTTCTCGTTCCACGACGAGTCGCAGACGGGCGAGCTGATGAGCCGTGCCAACACCGACCTGCAACAGATCCAGCAGCTCGTCGTGCTCATCCCGCTCACCATGTCCAACCTGCTGACGGTCGTCGCCGTGACGGTGATCCTGGTCACCATCAACCCGGTGCTCGCGGTGCTGGCCCTCGCGGGCCTGCCCTTCGTGAACGTGCTGGCCAAGCGCTTCTCCACCCGCCTCCAGGGTCCGGTCATGGGCATCCAGCGGGAGTCCGCCCAGCTCGCCAGCGTGGTCGAGGAGACGGTGTCGGGGGTGCGGGTGGTGAAGGGCTTCGGCGCCGAGCCCGTCCTGGCCGAGCGCCTCCGCACCGAGGCCGACGACGTGTTCGAGGAGTCGATGGCCGCCGCCCGCATCCGGGCCACCTACCTGCCCGCGCTCGACCTCCTGCCCAACCTCGGCCTCATCGCCGTGCTCGGCTACGGCGGCCACCTCGTGCTCACCGACCAGCTGAGCCTGGGCGACCTCGTCGCCTTCAACGTCTACGTGGTGCTGCTGATCTGGCCGCTGCGCATGCTCGGCATGATCGTGGCGCAGTGGCAGCGCTCGGTGGCCTCGGCCGAGCGGGTGCACGAGATCCTCGACACCACCCCGGTCATCGTCGACCACCCCTCGGGGGCCGGCCTGCCCGACCGCCGCGACGGGGTGCCCGTCGGGGAGGTCCGCTTCGAGGGCGTGCGCTTCGCCTACGCCCCCGGCGGGCGCCCGGTGCTCGACGGCCTGGACCTGGTCGTCCCGGCGGGGGAGTCCGTCGCCGTCGTGGGCGCCACGGGATCGGGCAAGACGACCATCGCGCGTCTGCTGCCCCGCTTCTACGACGCCGACGCGGGCCGCATCCTCATCGACGGGGTCGAGGTGACCACCCTCGCCCTGCGTTCCCTGCGCCGGGCCGTGGGCATCGTGTTCGAGGACACGTTCCTGTTCAGCGACAGCGTGGCGGGCAACATCGCCTTCGCCGATCCCGAGGCCTCGGTGGCCGACATCGAGCGGGCGGCCCGCCTCGCCGGCGCCCACGAGTTCATCGAGCGACTACCCGAGGGATACGCCACGGAGATCGGAGAGCGGGGCTTCTCGCTCTCGGGTGGCCAGCGCCAGCGCATCGCCATCGCCCGGGCCATCCTCGCCGACCCACGGGTGCTCATCCTCGACGACGCGACGTCGTCGGTGGATCCCACCAAGGAGCACGAGATCCGCGACGCCATGCAGGTGGTGATGCGGGGGCGCACCACCGTGGTGATCGCCCACCGGCCCGCCACCATCGCCCTGGCCGACCGGGTGGTCGTGCTGGCCGGCGGGAAGGTGGTCGCCGACGGCACCCACGAGCGGCTCCTCGCGGAGAGCGAGCGCTACCGGGAGATCCTCGCCGCCGGCGAGGAGGGCGGTCCGGGCGAGGGGGACGACGACGGCCACGGGGACCACGCGGCCGGGGTCAGTGCCGCTCCCCGGGACCCTGGCGCGGTCGTGGCGAGCCAGGAGAACGGCCGATGA